Within the Mucilaginibacter sp. CSA2-8R genome, the region GTCAGTTTGGCACCGGCTCCGAAGCCGTGTATAAACTGATAAATCACCTGGGCTTTGTACAGTTGGATACCAATTATGTAGTAGAACGAGCCCATCATCAGGTTATGGCGGCACGTATTCCGGATTATGAACCGCAATGGCTAAACGAGCTGGTAGACGACAGCCAGATTTTTGAATTCTTTATTTCAGAGGCCGGCTACCTGCCCATGCACGATTTCAGATTTTCGTTGCCCCTTAAAGAAAGTTTTGCGCTGAACCGAAAGCCGTTAACACCTGCCGAAAAGACCTTGATGAAACAAGTGTTAGACCGTATTGAACGTGAAGGTCCGCTTATGGTGAGTGATTTTGAACAAGACAGGCAGCAGGCCAGCACCGGCTGGTGGGATTGGCGACCAGCAAAAATAGCGCTTGAGCGGTTATATCTCGACGGCAAACTGATGATTAACCGTACCCAAGGCTTTCAGAAAATATATGACCTGCCTTTAAACCTAGTACCCCCCGAAACTAACCTTACCCTGCCTACGGCGTAAGAATATGCACGTTATATAATTCGCCGCACTTTAGGGGCACTAGGTATTGCTTCGGCCAAAGAAATGCTGTGGCGGGCACGCTTTGTGAAAAATAACCTGGTGAAAACCGAATTAGAACAGATGCTACTGGAGGGAGCACTGAAACGGATAAGCGTTGAAGTCCTTAAAACTTCACAGTTATATATGCTTGCCAACCAGACCATAGATGTGCAGTTAGCAGATGACGTATTTATTCTCTCCCCTTTTGATATATTAAACGTTTTTAGGCATAGGTTGAGAGACTTTTTTAGGTTCGACTATCAAATTGAATGCTTTGTACCAGCACCTAAAAGAAAGTATGGCTATTTCTCGCTGCCAATATTAGCAGGCGATACTTTTATTGCCCGGATGGATGCTAAAGCCGACCGCAAAAACAAACGGCTACTTATACACAATTTGCATTTTGAAGAGGTGGCTTTAAACAATAGTCAAATTGGAAAATTGGTTGAAGCGCTCAAAGATTTTGTGCGCTTTAATCAATGCCGCGACATTGTATTTGCGAAAACAAACAGGCGGGAGTATCTTACAGCAATAAACAAGCACTTTTGAAATATGTATTAAAACAAAAAGGGGCTAAATCAATGATTCAGCCCCTTTTGTGTAGTTAAACCGGATTTTATTATTCAAATCTGTCCAGGTTCATCACTTTATCCCAGGCAGCTACAAAGTCTTTCAGAAACTTTTGCTGTCCGTCGGCACTGCCGTAAACTTCGGCAATAGCTCTTAATTCAGCATGCGAACCAAACACCAGGTCGGCGCGGGTTGCAGTCCATTTTACTTGGCCGGTTTTACGGTCGCTACCCTCATACAATTCACGGTCAGGTGATGTTGCTCTCCAAACGGTACCCATGTCCAGTAAGTTCACGAAGAAATCGTTGGTTAACTGGCCTGGGCGATCAGTAAATACACCATGCTTAGCGCCGTCAAAATTGATGTTGATTGCTTTTAAGCCACCCATTAATACTGTAAGTTCAGGGGCAGTTAAAGTAAGCAAATGTGCTTTATCAACCAGTAACTCTTCTGTTGACACGCGAACGCCTGATTTACGGTAACTCCGGAACCCATCAGCCATAGGCTCCAGGTAGCTGAACGATTCTACATCAGTTTGTTCTTGCGATGCATCCATTCTACCTGCACGGAAAGGCACATTAACAGTTTGTCCGGCATCTTGCGCAGCCTTTTCAATACCGGCATTGCCTGCTAGTACAATTAAATCGGCCAGTGATACTTTTTTGCCACCCGTTTGTGCACCGTTAAAATCATTCTGGATGCCTTCGAGCACACCTAACACTTTTTGCAACTGTACCGGGTTGTTTACGTTCCAGTAACGCAACGGCGCCAGGCGAATACGGGCACCATTGGCACCACCACGTTTATCAGTTCCGCGGAAAGTTGACGCAGAAGCCCAAGCAGCAGATACCAATTCGGGTACGCTTAAACTTGATGCTAAGATTTTTGATTTTAAATCAGCCACATCGCTATCATCTACCAGTGCATGATCAACAGCCGGGATAATGTCTTGCCACAATAATTCTTCTTGCGGAACGTCGGGCCCCAAGTAAAGTACACGCGGGCCCATATCACGGTGAGTCAATTTGAACCAAGCACGGGCAAAAGCATCGGCAAAGGCATCAAAATCTTCTAAAAAGCGACGCGATATTTTTTCGTAAGCAGGATCAACACGTAAAGCCAAGTCAGAAGTTAACATGGTTGGACGGTGTTTTTTCGAGCTATCGTAAGCATCCGGTATAATCGCATCCGCATCTTTAGCTACCCACTGGTGCGCACCGCCCGGGCTTTTAGTCAATTCCCATTCAAAACCAAAAAGGTTTTCGAAATAGTTATTGCTCCATTGTGTAGGGGTGGTAGTCCAGGTTACTTCTAAACCGCTGGTAATTGTATCGGCACCTTTGCCAGAACCAAAGCTGTTATGCCAGCCAAAGCCTTGTAATTCCATATCGGCAGCTTCAGGCTCTTTACCTACGTGGTCTGCCGTCGCAGCACCGTGTGTTTTACCAAAGCTGTGTCCGCCTGCAATCAATGCCACAGTTTCTTCATCATTCATCGCCATACGGCCAAAGGTATCTCTGATATCTCTGGCAGACATCAGCGGGTCGGGGTTACCATCCGGACCTTCGGGGTTTACATAAATTAAACCCATTTGCACAGCAGCTAAAGGTTTTTCCAGGTTGCGTGAATGAATTTTGCCATCGGCATTGTCGTCAGATACCAGCACGCCATGGTTTTCAACCACCCCTTCAGAACCATCACCATAACGTACATCACCACCTAGCCAGGTTCTTTCTGAGCCCCAGTAAACTGACTCATCAGCTTCCCAGGCATCTGCACGGCCACCGGCAAAGCCAAAGGTTTTAAAACCCATCGACTCGAGTGCCACATTACCGGTTAATATAATTAAATCGGCCCATGATAGTTTACGACCGTATTTTTGTTTGATAGGCCACAATAACCTGCGGGCTTTATCTAAGCTAACGTTATCAGGCCAGCTGTTTAACGGCGCAAAACGCTGTAAACCAGCACCAGCACCACCACGACCATCAGTTACCCGGTAAGTACCGGCACTGTGCCAGGCCATGCGCACAAACAAACCGCCATAATGCCCAAAATCGGCCGGCCACCAATCTTGCGAATCAGTCATCAGCGCATGCAAATCTGCTTTCACAGCAGCCAGGTCAAGCGTTTTGAATTCTTCGGCATAATTAAAGTCTTTGTCCAAAGGATCAGACAAAGAAGAATTTTGACGTAGAATATTTAGTTTAAGCTGATCGGGCCACCAATCGTTGTTACGTGTACCGCCACCGGCCACGTTATGCTTCATGGTGCCATTAAGAAACGGGCATTGGCTGATGTCATTTGAGTTCGGATCCATAAGTTATGTTTTTATTTTTCTTGCAGAATCTTCTGCCTATTTAGGTTTTGATAAATGTAAAGTTAAGTGATGAGAACAAACTTTCACAATCGATTAATTCTATAGGTAATAACTGCATACTATTTCACAATGTATATAATTAAAAGGCTGTGCCTGAATTTATAACGCGCAAACATTGTGTTTATGCAATAAGGATACACTTGTCGGGACTATATTCCTGATGTTAATAGGATTATTCTCAAAATAAGCTTGGCAAGTGCTTTTTTGCTTCGCCGTTTAAATTATATGCCTTCTATGACGAAAACGCACATGTACGCTTACACATCAACTACCACTATAGGCAAGATATTCTTTTTTTGCAGGCTACCGAACTGCATGACTTTGACAAAACTATAGTGGAAGCGTTGAACTTTGCCAACGAAGACAGCCAAACTTTAGTCATCATCACTGCTGACCAAGAAACCGGAGCACTAAGAATATTGGATGCGTCGACTGCCCAAGGCATGGTTTAAGCAATTTCGGCACTAATGATCATACCAGCATCAATGTGCCTGTAATGGCCATAGCCCCAATCTCAACATTTTAACGACACCTATCAAGACACAGAAATTTACTAAAATATATTATTGCTAATCTTAAGTTCGAAGTAAACAAAGCAACCTTGCACTTGTTATTGCTTTTGAGAAGAAGAAACAAACTTAACAGGGTAGACATATTAATGTAACTTAATCCCTGTATGTTTGAGCAATATTTACATCAATGTCAAATCATATTTTAATATTAGAGGATAACCAGGACATTCTTCAGTTAATGACGGAAGTACTGGAGCAAGAAGGGTATAAGGTTACAGGTTTAACCTATTGTGAGAATATTATTAAAACGGTTAACGAACACCAGCCGGATTTGGTAATGCTTGATTTTCTGCTACACGGCATAAACGGCGGCGAGCTTTGCCACGAAATAAAAAGCAATGCCGCCACACACCATTTACCGGTTATTATTATTTCGGGCTACCCACGTGTATTGCAATCACTGGGTAACTACGGTTCTGACGCTTTTGTAGCTAAACCGTTTTCGATCGATGAGCTTATGTCTGCCGTGCACAAGTGCCTGCCATTAGCATTAGCTGCACTTTAAAATTTCATTATCTACCTTTTACCTATGCATAACTAACGCAAAATCTTCATGAGGTTTTGCGTTTTATTTATTTGTAAAACTTACCCCCTCTTTTTATATCAAATTAAGATTAAATGCCCAACTCTTCAGGCAAGGACTGGCTACGGCAGCTTTATGTATTCGCAGCACAGCAGTTGGCCAGTCAAACCATGTCAATCATTTGACTAACAAATAACCAAGTCATCCCTCCGGCAGCCGGTATTGGCAAAGGGCTTTGGTTAAAAGGCGATTTGCATGTACACACGCGTCACAGCAACGAACAGCACAACTATTTCATAAATTTAAAAAGCGGATTAACCCTAAAATACTTATCAGCACCCTCAAAGCTCACCACATAATCTGACTTGAAATGCGTGCTCTTGAGATAATAATCAGTAGTTATAATCTGTGCGCCTGACTGACAGGCAGCTTCCAGACCCGACTGGTCGTTAGTCCTGGCCTGCTCGGTATCAGCGTCAGCACGGGTACGAATGATATAGCCTTCTTTTACCAATTGCGGAATCTGCGGGTCTTTGGGGTTGTTACGGATCATCGCAGCTGCTTCGGGCGTGCCTGGCAAGGCATTGGCAAACAGTACACGGCCTTTAAGTGATGGATGCCCGGCTATATACATATCGCGCTTTGCACCACTATCATCCAGGATGAACATAAATTTGCCTTTGGCCGCGTTTAAAGTAGGCCAGTTGTTGTGCAACACCGCATTTTCGAGCGTGTTGTATTTGCCTCTTACTGCATCGGGGGTAATTAACTGGCTGGCACCCAAGCCGTCTAAAATGTTGCGGTCTAATTCATCGAAGGTTTGGCGGGTAAACGGCTCTGGCTCGGTAAATGCCGGGTTTTTAGGTTTACCATCTTTAGCCTCAAGCGTAATAAATATAGGGTGATGATTAGGGTGAGTTACTGACCATTGCTTTAATGCTGCTAAGCACTGTTTAAAGGTGAGATAATGGCTGCGAAAATCAAGCTCAGGTACATGCAGCATTTTAAAGCCAGGTTGCTTCATAACACCTGCTGTATCATAAGGTGGCTGATTTTTGGCCCAATCCAACCCTTTAGGATGAGCATACCGGCCGCCTTTCTCGTCGGCATAAACATCCAGTTCAATATTAAGCAGGCCCATATTTAACTGATCAATGATGCTAATATGCTCATAATCCAGCTTGGCAGCTGATTGCGGATCTTGCTTTTTGAAAACGGCAAACAAGGCCGGATCAATGGCCTGTTTGTAGCTGTTATGTGAACCGATAACTTGAATTTTGTTAATCCTGATATCATCGTCATCGTTAGCTTTCAGGGCCATCGGTATTACTAAAAAAAATGCGGCTAATACAAATTTCATGATGCTATAAATTAAATAAGCACTCGGACATTACCGTCCGGATGCCTGGTTAAAAATATCAGAATTTAGTGGTAATTAATAACCCAGCTTTTGAATCAGTTTATTATTTAGCCTGATGTCGCTGATGGGCGCCGGATATAGTTTCCGATTAACATTTTGTTCATGCTCAGGTTATCGTTAGTTAGCGGATACTTTTTTTTCGAACAGACCAAACCGTATCAAATCGTTACGGCGCCAGCCTCGCGGGCACTTTTATCTAATAACCCATCTAAAGTAATAACGGTTACCTGCAGCGCATTAGCACGGAGGCGAAGACGGTTTACCAAATTATTGGGCACACCTCAAACTATAGTCTTTACCAGTTCTTTACAGCAAAAAGGTATTATCAATAGCATAGGGCGTACTAAGGCGTATATCACTTCAAATCCAAATTTAGTGCTCAACCTATCTGCTATGTGTGTCAAAAAAACGGAGCCATTGGTGAGCATATGATAGTGAAGAGTAGAAGACCAGTTAAAGTAAACCTTACATTAATACCAATGCCTGCTGCCGTTTCAACGCTGATTGACTCAACAGGCGTTATTAAAACTATTTAAGTTACAGATAGCACACTAAGCCAGAGCTCATATTGATGACACACCGTACCGGCGCTTGGAGCTTAGAGATGCTATCGATTATTATTCCAATATGGATAAAATCAAACCTACGATGCCATCAGGATTATATAAGGGATATTCATGAATTGAATATGCTGATACATTAAATAAATGTGGCTAACCTAATGCAACATAACGCAGACTGATCGATTATTATGATAACTTGTAACATAATATAGCCTAACATAGTAAAAGCCCTAAATAGCATTGCGAAAATTACAAAGTTACCATAGCTTTGTGCGCTAAGTTCAATTTATTTCAATATCTCAATTTTGGTATTTACCTATGAGTATGTACTATCAAAACATTTGACCATGGCCGAAAAGATTCATATCTTGTACGTAGATGATGAGGAAAACAACCTGATTTCGTTCAAAGCTACATTCAGGACCAAGTTTGAAACCTCAATAGCCATAAGTGGCGATGAAGCTTTAAAGATTTTAGCAGAAAAGCCAATCCAGGTTATTATTACCGACCAGCGCATGCCGGGAATGACCGGAGTACAGTTTTTAGAAAAAGTGATTGAAATGTATCCTGATTGTATGCGTATACTTTTAACAGGCTACGCAGATATGACGGCAGTGATTGATGCTGTAAACAAAGGCAAAATATTTCACTACCTCACTAAACCCTGGAATGAAGAGGAACTTGACAGCACCATCAAAAACGCTTACGCCAAATACCTGGAAAATGAAGAACTAAAAAAAATGAATAAAGAACTTAACACTTCTAATGACCAGTTAGAATTTTTGCTGAGGCAACGGTTGCTTTCCTGATTAAATTTTAAGGCTTTTAACTATCTTTTTCCTGCAACTACTTCTGTCACAATAGTCTCAAAAGCTGCTTTAGTTAGCGGCTTGTCCATCATTTTAACGATATTCTCGTTACTGTCAACACGGCTTTTGTCATTCCGGTTCATTGATGAAGACAATACATAGATAACATATCTATTGCGGATGGACAAAGGTAATCTTTCAAACTCCTCCACAAATTCAAATCCGCTCATAATGGGCAAACGAAGATCGAGCAGTATAATGGTTAGCAAATCAGAATGCATGTCTGTATTGTCATTAATTTGCCTTAATGCGGCAATAGCATCCGTGTAAGTAGCCACCATTATGCTCTTATCATTTTGCTGGATAATCTTTTTTGCTATAAAGCAATCCAACTCGCTATCGTCAATTATAATAAAAGCCAAATTCATGCAGCCAGTTAAATAGAGGGAAGTATGACCTTAAATGTAGTGCCTTGGTTCATTACCGAAGCTACTTCGATATGACCGTTCAGTTTAAGTAATGCCGTTTTAACGTTATACAAACCAAAACCCGAACCAACGTTTTGAGAAGTGGCACGGTAAAACAGATTAAATATCTCCCCTATATGATTGCCTAATATGCCGATGCCCGAATCTTTAACGGTGATGGTAGCCGAACCATTGGTAATTTCAACATTGGCCTCTACAACTTTCTCCGTTTTTGATTCATCCTGATATTTAAATGCATTAGATAACAGATTATGAATAATCATTTTTATCAGCACTTTATCGCTCCTGAATATTTCATTTTGCTTAACGTTAACGTTGAAAGTAACACGATTCACTTTCGCAATAACATCAAACAACGATACGCATTCTTCAAATATCTCGTTAAAATCTATCTCTGCTATTACCAGTTCTCCACGTTGTAATGAGTAATAATCGTTCATGTTGATGACATACATATCCAACTTCTTCAACGATTTTTCCATCAGGAACAACATTTCCTTTACCTCATTAATGTCCGAAATATCTCTGGCTACATCAATAGCACCCATTAAACCGGAAATTGGACCTCTGATGTCGTGGGTAATGCTGTACGCAAATTTATTAAGCTCATTGTAAGCTTTTTGCAATTCATCATGCTTTACAGTAAGCAAAGAGTTGGTTACATAAAACTTATTGGCTTCTTCAACAGCCGAAAAAAGGTCAGACTCCTCCCAGGGCTTCTTAATATACCTGAAGATATTGCCTTTATTAATCGCATCAATTACCGACTCTACATCCGTGTAAGCGGTAATTAAAATACGAACCGGCATTGGGTGGCTTATACGGATAGCCTCAAAAAAATCAATACCGGTTTGCTCCGGCATACGCTGATCGCTGAAAACAATGCGAATGTCCGGGTTGGCATCTAAGTGCGCTATAGCCTGCGTTACATCAATAGCTGTAAAAACCTGGTAATGAAAACGTAGCGTTGCTTTAAATCCAAACAGGTTATCTTGCTCGTCATCAACGTACAAGATCTTGATTTTTTCGGTGTTAGTAGCCAAAACTTAAGCTTTAATATATACGGTTAACTCAGTAACAACAGGCCAGTCTATACTGTAATACTATTGTGTTCTTTTTAGTTTTCTATTTTAAAAATTAGAGGAAGCACAATGATAAACTCCGCCCCTTCGTCTGGTGCACTGTTTAACTGAAACTGCCCATTATGTTTTTTTATCGTGTTATAAGCAATTGACATGCCTAAACCGGTGCCTTGTCCAACATCCTTGGTGGTAAAAAATGGCTCAAAAACTTTCTTCTGCGTTTTGTCGTCCATGCCTATACCATTATCTTTAATCGTTATGTACATGTGTTCGTCATGGCAGGTTGTTTTAATAAGCAACTCTCCGCCTTTATGATCGCCAAACTTTTGCCGTATAGCATAACTTGCATTTGATATTAAATTTAAAAATACCTGGT harbors:
- the katG gene encoding catalase/peroxidase HPI, producing MDPNSNDISQCPFLNGTMKHNVAGGGTRNNDWWPDQLKLNILRQNSSLSDPLDKDFNYAEEFKTLDLAAVKADLHALMTDSQDWWPADFGHYGGLFVRMAWHSAGTYRVTDGRGGAGAGLQRFAPLNSWPDNVSLDKARRLLWPIKQKYGRKLSWADLIILTGNVALESMGFKTFGFAGGRADAWEADESVYWGSERTWLGGDVRYGDGSEGVVENHGVLVSDDNADGKIHSRNLEKPLAAVQMGLIYVNPEGPDGNPDPLMSARDIRDTFGRMAMNDEETVALIAGGHSFGKTHGAATADHVGKEPEAADMELQGFGWHNSFGSGKGADTITSGLEVTWTTTPTQWSNNYFENLFGFEWELTKSPGGAHQWVAKDADAIIPDAYDSSKKHRPTMLTSDLALRVDPAYEKISRRFLEDFDAFADAFARAWFKLTHRDMGPRVLYLGPDVPQEELLWQDIIPAVDHALVDDSDVADLKSKILASSLSVPELVSAAWASASTFRGTDKRGGANGARIRLAPLRYWNVNNPVQLQKVLGVLEGIQNDFNGAQTGGKKVSLADLIVLAGNAGIEKAAQDAGQTVNVPFRAGRMDASQEQTDVESFSYLEPMADGFRSYRKSGVRVSTEELLVDKAHLLTLTAPELTVLMGGLKAININFDGAKHGVFTDRPGQLTNDFFVNLLDMGTVWRATSPDRELYEGSDRKTGQVKWTATRADLVFGSHAELRAIAEVYGSADGQQKFLKDFVAAWDKVMNLDRFE
- a CDS encoding response regulator, which gives rise to MSNHILILEDNQDILQLMTEVLEQEGYKVTGLTYCENIIKTVNEHQPDLVMLDFLLHGINGGELCHEIKSNAATHHLPVIIISGYPRVLQSLGNYGSDAFVAKPFSIDELMSAVHKCLPLALAAL
- a CDS encoding phosphatidylinositol-specific phospholipase C1-like protein, whose amino-acid sequence is MKFVLAAFFLVIPMALKANDDDDIRINKIQVIGSHNSYKQAIDPALFAVFKKQDPQSAAKLDYEHISIIDQLNMGLLNIELDVYADEKGGRYAHPKGLDWAKNQPPYDTAGVMKQPGFKMLHVPELDFRSHYLTFKQCLAALKQWSVTHPNHHPIFITLEAKDGKPKNPAFTEPEPFTRQTFDELDRNILDGLGASQLITPDAVRGKYNTLENAVLHNNWPTLNAAKGKFMFILDDSGAKRDMYIAGHPSLKGRVLFANALPGTPEAAAMIRNNPKDPQIPQLVKEGYIIRTRADADTEQARTNDQSGLEAACQSGAQIITTDYYLKSTHFKSDYVVSFEGADKYFRVNPLFKFMK
- a CDS encoding response regulator, which translates into the protein MAEKIHILYVDDEENNLISFKATFRTKFETSIAISGDEALKILAEKPIQVIITDQRMPGMTGVQFLEKVIEMYPDCMRILLTGYADMTAVIDAVNKGKIFHYLTKPWNEEELDSTIKNAYAKYLENEELKKMNKELNTSNDQLEFLLRQRLLS
- a CDS encoding response regulator, which codes for MNLAFIIIDDSELDCFIAKKIIQQNDKSIMVATYTDAIAALRQINDNTDMHSDLLTIILLDLRLPIMSGFEFVEEFERLPLSIRNRYVIYVLSSSMNRNDKSRVDSNENIVKMMDKPLTKAAFETIVTEVVAGKR
- a CDS encoding hybrid sensor histidine kinase/response regulator, producing the protein MATNTEKIKILYVDDEQDNLFGFKATLRFHYQVFTAIDVTQAIAHLDANPDIRIVFSDQRMPEQTGIDFFEAIRISHPMPVRILITAYTDVESVIDAINKGNIFRYIKKPWEESDLFSAVEEANKFYVTNSLLTVKHDELQKAYNELNKFAYSITHDIRGPISGLMGAIDVARDISDINEVKEMLFLMEKSLKKLDMYVINMNDYYSLQRGELVIAEIDFNEIFEECVSLFDVIAKVNRVTFNVNVKQNEIFRSDKVLIKMIIHNLLSNAFKYQDESKTEKVVEANVEITNGSATITVKDSGIGILGNHIGEIFNLFYRATSQNVGSGFGLYNVKTALLKLNGHIEVASVMNQGTTFKVILPSI